The genomic region CTCGGCGGTCGCGGCACGGGCGTACGCCTTCCGGTCGGGGGCGACGGCGTCCTCCAGGTCGACGACGACGATGTCGGCCCCGGAGGTGAGGGCCTTGGCGACCACGTCGGGGCGGTCGCCCGGGGCGTAGAGCCAGGTGAGCGGGAACGCCGTCACAGGGCGCCCTCCGCGCGCAGCGCCGTGAGGTCGGCCGGGGACAGGCCCAGTTCGGTGAGGACCTCGTCGGTGTCCGCGCCGTGGGGGCGGCCGGCCCAGCGGATCGCGCCGGGTGTGGCGGAGAGCCGGAAGAGGACGTTCTGCATGCGCAGGGGGCCGAGCTCCGGGTCGTCGACGGTGGTGATGGTGTTCAGGGCCTGGTACTGCGGGTCCGCCATCACGTCCCGGACGTCCTGGACCGGGGCCACGGCCGCCTCGGCCTTCTCGAAGGCGGCCAGGACGTCCGGGCGGGTGCGTGCGGCGATCCAGGAGCCGACCGCCTCGTCCAGGACGTCGGCGTGGCGGGCGCGGTCGGCACCCGTGGCGAACCACGGCTCGTCGATCAGTTCCGGGCGGCCCACCAGGCGCATCACGCGTTCCGCGACCGACTGGGCCGATGTCGAGACGGCGACCCAGGTGCCGTCCGCGGTGCGGTAGACGCCGCGCGGGGCGTTGTTGGGGGAGCGGTTGCCGGTGCGGGGCTGGACGTGGCCGAGCTGGTCGTACCAGAGGGGCTGGGGGCCGAGGGCGGCCAGGATGGGCTCGATCAGGGCCATGTCGACGACCTGGCCCTCCCCGGTCCTGTCCCGGGCGGCGAGGGCCGTCATCACGGCGTACGCCGTCGTCAGGCCCGCGATGGAGTCGGCCAGGCCGAACGGCGGGAGCGTCGGGGGCGCGTCCGGTTCGCCGGTGATCGCGGCGAAGCCGCTCATCGCCTCGGCGAGGGTGCCGAAGCCGGGGCGGTGCGCGTAGGGGCCGAACTGGCCGAAGCCGGTGACGCGGGCCAGGACCAGGCGGGGGTTGGCGGCCGACAGCTCCGGCCAGCCCAGGTCCCACTTCTCCAGGCTGCCGGGGCGGAAGTTCTCGATGATCACGTCGGCGCCGGCGGCGAGGCGCAGGAGGGTGGTGCGGCCGCCGGGCTTGGACAGGTCGAGGGTGATGGTGCGCTTGTTGCGGCCGAGCATTTTCCACCACAGGCCCACGCCGTCCTTCGACGGGCCGTGGCCGCGGGACGGGTCCGGTTTCGACGGGTGCTCGACCTTGACGACCTCCGCGCCGAAGTCGCCGAGCAGGGTGGCGGCGAGCGGGCCGGCGAAGAGGGTGGCGAGGTCCAGGACGCGGAGGCCGGTGAGGGGCGCGGTCATGAGCGGTGGGTCTCCCGGTGTGTGAGGTGGGCGAGGGTGTCGAAGCCGATGCCGTTGAAGTCGCCGATGGAGGTGGCCAGGCGGTTCTTCAGGGGGGCCGTCCAGCGGTCGGGGAGCACAGCGGGGTCTTCGGCCAGCAGGCCAGCGATGCTGCCGGCGGTCGCGCCGTTGGAGTCGGTGTCCCAGCCGCCGCTCACCGCGCGGCAGACGGAGCCCGAGAAGTCGCCGTCGGCGTGGGTGAGGGCGGCGGCGATGAGGGCCGTGTTGGGGACGGCGTGCACCCAGTGGTGGGTGGCGGCGTGGGTGGCGTGCAGGTGGTCGACGACCGTGTCGAAGTCGTCGTGTTCGCAGGCCAGTCGGACGGCGTGGTGGACGGCTCGGGCGAGGCGGGAGCGTGGCGGGACGACGGCGAGACCGGTGCGCAGGCAGGTGTGGACGTCGTGTTCGCCTGTCGCGGCCTGCGCGATGGTGGCCGCTGTGAACATCGCCGCGTAGACGCCGTTGGCGGTGTGGGTGAGGGTGGCGTCGCGGTGGGCCTGTTCCGCGGCGGTGGCCGGGTCGCCGGGGTTGGTCCAGCCGTGCACGTCGGCGCGGATCAGGGCGCCGATCCATTCGCGGAACGGGTTGCGGTGGCGGGCGGTGTGCGGGGGTTCCAGGCCGGTGAGGAGGTTGCGGTAGGCGATGCGTTCGGCGGTGAAGGTGCGGCCGGCGGGGAGTTCGTCGAGCCAGGTGCGGGCCACGTCCGTGGTGGTGAAGGTCTTGCCGTGGCGTTGCAGGAGGATCAGGTTGAGGAGGGGGTAGTTGAGGTCGTCGTCCTCGGGCATGCCGTCGATGTTCTCGGCGAGGGAGGATTGTGCCGAGCGGCGGTTCCAGGGGTGTGCGGCGAGGAGTTCCCGGGGGACGCCCCGGGCCGTGAAGTAGGTGGTGAGGGGCCAGTTGCCGGTGGACCTGGCCAGGTGGCGGATGGCGTCCAGGGGGAGTTTTTCGACCGGTTTGCCCAGGAGGCAGCCGACGGCTCGGCCGAGCCAGGCGGATTCCAGGTGTTGCGGCGTGATGGCTGGGGTGGGGGGCGGGTCGCTCGCCCGCGCTGGCGGGGTGCCGCCTGCGCCCACCCTCCCACGGAATGGCCAAGCCGGGCACAGGGACTTGATCGCTGTCAGGTCCGTTGGTTCGTCGTCCGCCAAGGCGCTTGGCAGGTCCGCCAGTTCGTCCAGGAGGTCTTCTGCCAGTTGGCGGAGGTAACGGGACACCGGAGTCGGGGACGCGCCTGCGGTTCGGGGGGCCTCCGGGCCGCCTGCCGCTCGCCAGCGGGACGCGATCCTCGACGGTTCTCGGCCGTCCTGCGTCGCCTGGCGCAGCTCGTGGCCGATCAGGTCCTCCGGCTGGACCCAGGTCAGGCGGAGCATTCCGGGCCTCCGAGGGATGCGAAGGCCTGTTCGTGGGAGCGGCGGCGGGAGGTGTCCCGGGTGAAGATCTCGCGGGTGACGGCCGTGAGGGTCGTGGCCGGTTCCCACAGGTCCAGGCGGCTGGCCTCCGCGACCGTCTTGGCCCAGTCCTGGGGGACGGGCGAGCCCAGGGCGCCGGCCAGGGCGCCGGCCATCGTGGCGATGGAGTCGCAGTCGCGGCCGTAGTTGACGGCGCCCAGGACCGCGTGGTGGTAATCGCCCCGAGCCACGAGCACCATGCCCAGGGCTACCGGCAGTTCCTCGATCGCGTGGAGGCGGGAGGGGCGGCGGGCGGCGAGGGAAGGCGTGCGGTAGTCGGGGCCGACCGTGTCGTAGGGGGCGACCGCTTCGCGCAGGGGGCCCAGTGCCGACTCGAAGTCCGTGTGGCGGGAGGCCTCCTCGCAGACCCGCTCGATGGCGGTGCGCGTACCGTCCTTCGCCAGGGACAGGCAGGTCGAGACGACCGAGTCCGGGGTGGCTCCCGGCGTGCACGCCGCCGCGACCGCCGCCGCCAGGACGCCCGCCGCCTCACGGCCGTACGACGACTGGTGCGCGCCGGCGATGTCGAGGGCCTCGGTGTAGGCCGCCCGCGGGTTGGCCGCGTTGACCAGGCCGACCGGGGCCATGTACATCGCCGCACCGCAGTTGACGATGTTGCCGGTGCCGGCCTCGCGCGGGTCGGCATGGCCGTAGTGGATCCTGGTCACCAGCCATTTCTCCGCCAGGAAGACGCGGTGCAGCGGGAGGGCCTCGGTCTCCAGCTCCGGGATCCAGCGTGCCTCGGTCATCAGGTCGGGCACGAGGTGGTCGGCGATCGCGTAGGCGTCGAGGTGGTCGCGGACCCGGGCGTAGACGCGGACCAGGGCGTGCGTCATCAAGGTGTCGTCGGTGACGTGGCCGTCGCCCTTGTGGTACGGGGCGAGGGGGCGGGCCGTGCGCCAGTCGTCGCCGTGCCAGGGGCCGACGATGCCGTGGACGCGGCCGCCGTGGCGTTCCAGGATCTGCTGTGGCGAGTAGCCCTCGACGGGGCCGCCGAGGGCGTCGCCGACGGCGGCGCCGACCAGGGCTCCGGTGATCCGCTCGTCGAGTGTGGCGTTTTGGTGTGGTTTGGGCTGCATGGCCGCATCATCCACCGGGGCGGGCCGGTTGTGCGGCTTCCAGAAGTCCGGCGAGTTCCACTAGGTCCGTGCCGGTGAGACGGGGCAGGACGCAGCCGGAGAGCGTGCGGCAGGTCTCCCGCCAGGAGGCCGGGATCGACGCGCCGCCGCCCAGCGCGCCGGTGAGGGCGCCCGCCAGGGCCGGGGCGGAGTCCGCGACGCGGGACAGGCAGGCCGCGGCGGGGACCGCCTCCGCGATGCGGCCGCGGGCCGCTGTGGCCAGGGCCAGGGCGACCGGGACCGTTTCGGCGGCGGCGATGCCGTAGCTGTAGACGTGGTCGACGATCTGGTGTTCCAGGGGCGGGACCAGGGCGAAGGCGCTGTCCGCCTCGGCCGCGAGGTGCAGCGCGTGCCGGGCGTTGCGGCCGATCTCCGTCTCCTCGGGCAGCTCGGCGAGCGCGGCGGTGACGCAGGCGTCGACGTCCGCGCCGGCCAGGGCGAGGGCGAGGGCCGCCGCCATCGCGCGGGCGCCGTGCACGCCGTCGCCGTCCTGGGTGTAACGGGCGTCGAACTCGGCGAGGTCGGCGGCGCGTCGGGCGTCGCCCGGGTGGGCCACGGCCAGGACGCACGCCCGTACGCAGGCGGCGTCGTCGAAGTAGTGGGGGTTGTCGTGGCCGGTGGCGGGCGGGCGCAGGCCGGTGGCGAGGTTGCCGAGGCCGGCGCGGACGGAGATGCGGGCCCGGAGGGGGAGGACGGCGGACTCGATCTCCGGCGCGCGGTCCGCCGCGGCGGCAACTTCGCAGGCGATGGCGTTCCAGGTGAGGTCGATCGCGGCGCGGATGCGGCGTTCTCGGCTGAGGTCGTTCAGGACGGTGTCGTCGCCCGCGCGAAGGAGGGCTTCCGCGGCGAAGGCCGCCCATTCGGCGTCGTCCGAGGGGCCCAGGCGGAGGGGCTCGGGGGGCTGGTTCAGGGCGATGGGGACGGGGAGGGTGGTGGTGGCGTTGTGTTCGGCGAAGGTGTCCAGTTCGCGGGTGAGGCGGCGGGTCCAGTCGGGCATGCGGGCGGCTCGGTGGCGGGCGGCGGGCCAGCCGGCGGCGTCGCCGGCGGCCATGCCGAGCAGGAGGCCTTCGGCCTTTTTGTCTCCCACCCGCGCACCGCTCGTGACTGTCACCCGTGGGGCCCTGGTCTCCCGTGGGGCCGTGGTCTCCCGTGGGGCCCTGGTCTCCCGTGGGGCCGTGGTCTCCCGTGGGGCCGTGGTCTCCGGTGGGGCGTCCCCGCCGTCGGCGGCCGCCGGTTCGCGTGCCGTCATGAAGGGGCCTGTGTTCCGTCGGCCGCCAGGACGAAGTCCCTGGGCACCGGCTCCGGGCCGCTGACCGCCGGTGTCAGCAGGTCCGCCACGTCCAGTACGTGGTAACCCGCCATCGCCGGGAGGCACCGGCCGCGGACCGGGCCGATGGGGGTCCTCCAGGCCTCTGGGATCGCCGAGACGCCCCGCGTGGCCCCCGCCAGGGCGCCCGCCACCGCCGCCGTCGTGTCCGCGTCGCGGCCCATGTTCACCGCCGTCAGGACGGACTGCTCGAAGTCGCCGTCGGCCGCCGCGTACGCGCCGAAGGCGAGGGCGACCGCCTCGGGGGCCAGGTCGGTCCAGGGGTAGCCGCCGATGACGACCGCGGAGCGGACCGCGCGTTCGCCGAGGTGGGCCACCGCCACCGCGCGGCGCAGGCAGCGGGCCGTCCAGGAGTCGTCGGGCACGACCGCGAGGGCGGCGGCCACGACCGCGACCGGCTGCGCGCCCGCCATCGCCGCCGCCACGCCCGCCGCCACCGCCTGCCCGCCGTAGATGCCCTCGCCGTCATGGCTCACCGAGCCGTCGATCGCCACCAGCCGGGCCGCCTCCGCCGGGCTGCCCGCCGCGAACACCCCGAAGGGTGCCGCGCGCATGGCCAGGCCGTCGCTCCAGGCGTGCCGGTGCTGGGCGGAGATGGGGGCGGCCAGGCCCCGGCGCAGGTTCTCCAGCGTGCCGCGCTCGCTGAAGCCGGCGCCTCGGAACGGGCCCTCGTCGCGGTCGGCGATCCACTCGTGCCAGGCCGCCTCCACGTGCGCCGGGGTGAGTGCCGAGCCGTGCCGGGCCAGGAGGAGGCCGGAGAAGATCGCGTACTCGGTGTCGTCCGTGCCGGCCGGGTTCTCGGCGACGTAGCCGGTGATACGGCCCCACCGCGCGCGGATCTCGGAGGGCTTCAGGTTCTCGGCCGGGGCCCCGAGCGCGTCACCGACGGCCAGGCCGAGCAGGGCGCCGCGTGCCCGTTCGCGGAGTTCTGCGGCGTCCCCGGGCGCCGGAACGGAGGGGATGCAGGCGATCGATGCCATACGGGATGTGTCCCACTGCGGCGACCGCCCCGAGCCTCGGGAGCCACAGCATCACCCGGTCGACATCTGTGCAAGATCGTCATCAGGTGAGCACTGAAGGGTAAAACCGCAGGTTAGCCCAGCCTTTCCTTGCTGGCGGC from Streptomyces chartreusis NRRL 3882 harbors:
- a CDS encoding CaiB/BaiF CoA transferase family protein, producing MTAPLTGLRVLDLATLFAGPLAATLLGDFGAEVVKVEHPSKPDPSRGHGPSKDGVGLWWKMLGRNKRTITLDLSKPGGRTTLLRLAAGADVIIENFRPGSLEKWDLGWPELSAANPRLVLARVTGFGQFGPYAHRPGFGTLAEAMSGFAAITGEPDAPPTLPPFGLADSIAGLTTAYAVMTALAARDRTGEGQVVDMALIEPILAALGPQPLWYDQLGHVQPRTGNRSPNNAPRGVYRTADGTWVAVSTSAQSVAERVMRLVGRPELIDEPWFATGADRARHADVLDEAVGSWIAARTRPDVLAAFEKAEAAVAPVQDVRDVMADPQYQALNTITTVDDPELGPLRMQNVLFRLSATPGAIRWAGRPHGADTDEVLTELGLSPADLTALRAEGAL
- a CDS encoding ADP-ribosylglycohydrolase family protein, yielding MLRLTWVQPEDLIGHELRQATQDGREPSRIASRWRAAGGPEAPRTAGASPTPVSRYLRQLAEDLLDELADLPSALADDEPTDLTAIKSLCPAWPFRGRVGAGGTPPARASDPPPTPAITPQHLESAWLGRAVGCLLGKPVEKLPLDAIRHLARSTGNWPLTTYFTARGVPRELLAAHPWNRRSAQSSLAENIDGMPEDDDLNYPLLNLILLQRHGKTFTTTDVARTWLDELPAGRTFTAERIAYRNLLTGLEPPHTARHRNPFREWIGALIRADVHGWTNPGDPATAAEQAHRDATLTHTANGVYAAMFTAATIAQAATGEHDVHTCLRTGLAVVPPRSRLARAVHHAVRLACEHDDFDTVVDHLHATHAATHHWVHAVPNTALIAAALTHADGDFSGSVCRAVSGGWDTDSNGATAGSIAGLLAEDPAVLPDRWTAPLKNRLATSIGDFNGIGFDTLAHLTHRETHRS
- a CDS encoding ADP-ribosylglycohydrolase family protein, producing the protein MQPKPHQNATLDERITGALVGAAVGDALGGPVEGYSPQQILERHGGRVHGIVGPWHGDDWRTARPLAPYHKGDGHVTDDTLMTHALVRVYARVRDHLDAYAIADHLVPDLMTEARWIPELETEALPLHRVFLAEKWLVTRIHYGHADPREAGTGNIVNCGAAMYMAPVGLVNAANPRAAYTEALDIAGAHQSSYGREAAGVLAAAVAAACTPGATPDSVVSTCLSLAKDGTRTAIERVCEEASRHTDFESALGPLREAVAPYDTVGPDYRTPSLAARRPSRLHAIEELPVALGMVLVARGDYHHAVLGAVNYGRDCDSIATMAGALAGALGSPVPQDWAKTVAEASRLDLWEPATTLTAVTREIFTRDTSRRRSHEQAFASLGGPECSA
- a CDS encoding ADP-ribosylglycohydrolase family protein; translation: MAAGDAAGWPAARHRAARMPDWTRRLTRELDTFAEHNATTTLPVPIALNQPPEPLRLGPSDDAEWAAFAAEALLRAGDDTVLNDLSRERRIRAAIDLTWNAIACEVAAAADRAPEIESAVLPLRARISVRAGLGNLATGLRPPATGHDNPHYFDDAACVRACVLAVAHPGDARRAADLAEFDARYTQDGDGVHGARAMAAALALALAGADVDACVTAALAELPEETEIGRNARHALHLAAEADSAFALVPPLEHQIVDHVYSYGIAAAETVPVALALATAARGRIAEAVPAAACLSRVADSAPALAGALTGALGGGASIPASWRETCRTLSGCVLPRLTGTDLVELAGLLEAAQPARPGG
- a CDS encoding ADP-ribosylglycohydrolase family protein, with the translated sequence MASIACIPSVPAPGDAAELRERARGALLGLAVGDALGAPAENLKPSEIRARWGRITGYVAENPAGTDDTEYAIFSGLLLARHGSALTPAHVEAAWHEWIADRDEGPFRGAGFSERGTLENLRRGLAAPISAQHRHAWSDGLAMRAAPFGVFAAGSPAEAARLVAIDGSVSHDGEGIYGGQAVAAGVAAAMAGAQPVAVVAAALAVVPDDSWTARCLRRAVAVAHLGERAVRSAVVIGGYPWTDLAPEAVALAFGAYAAADGDFEQSVLTAVNMGRDADTTAAVAGALAGATRGVSAIPEAWRTPIGPVRGRCLPAMAGYHVLDVADLLTPAVSGPEPVPRDFVLAADGTQAPS